TACAACCGCccaactcatcatcctcactcaTCCCCAACAGGCTATCCTCCGTCGGACTCACGCTCCCATTCACACTGaaccctcccttcctccccagatCACTACCGCCGGTGATAAGTCGTCCCCGGAGTTTGGCCTTCGCAGTGGCAGAATCTTTGTGTATAAGTTTCGGCTTGGCcttcatctcatccacctccctggctctgctctgcttgcTGGCAACCCCCGCCCCTCCATTTCTCTGGGCTGCGGTCAACCGCAGGATCCGGCGGATCTCCAAGAGGTAGGACTCAAGGGTATCGACGAAGCGCTTggtttggcgatggcgggaGGAGACACAAATAGAGATGGTCTCGTCTTTGATGATATAGCCTATCCCGAAGCCATCTCCCGACACGGGGCCGAAGCCAAAGTGTCGCAGGGATGGGTTGCCGcagttggaggtggagaggatggtggtgttgagcttgTCCCAACCCGAGTCAGCAAAAATGAGGGGCAGTTGATGAGATGATCCATTAGGCGAGCGGGAACGGGAGGAGTGTCTAGATGAGGCGGAATTGGTCCTGTTGCGGATGACGCTGCTGTTGGCGTCGTCATCGTTGGTCGTGCCATTGGTcccgttggtgttggtggtagCCGCGGGGGGGGCATGGACCGCAGacgagggggtggtgccatTGTCGATAAGGTACTCGGCCGCTCTGCCGTGGGAAGAGCTGATATCAGACATGCCATCTACCGGAGAAGAGTACCCGTTGGTGCTATCGCCGTTGGAGCCAAAGTCATCGTCAACCATGCGCTGCCAGAGACAAAACAGGGCGTACAAATGACGATCACAACCTTGGGCTTTGGAGCAGTCGCGGGTGCTGGCTGTGTGACGTTGGCAGGCCTGCCTGAGAGCCTCAATCTTGTTCTCGGCCGGGTTGTCAGCCCAGAAGGTCTGGACAAAGTTGACGGCTTCTTCCGAAACAGTGCGAATGGCTTCAGTGCGGCCATGAAGGAAGGTCTTGGTCATGGCTGGCTCGTACGTGCACTCCACTCTGCCATAGAGACCGTAGTAAGCGGCTTGGAAGGCCATCTGGACAAAAGCATCGGGAGAGAAGCCCATGCTGGTAATGAAGTTCTTGCCATAGGCGCCAAAATCCAGGCACTCAAACTCGTTCTGCTCGATGAGATCGGCGAGTCTGGTCTCGGCAAAGCGGACAGCGATGCGAAGTTCAGGGATCATGTCCCATTCGAGCTTGTGAGGTGTGGTGCTGACATCGCCAAAGCTCTCAGGGTCACGCTTCGAGGGGTCAGGGCTGGTGGATGACCAGAGGGCTGGTGCCTTGCCGTTGATGGTCCGAGCAAAgcggaggatggtgtcggTGTAGATATCACTGGCAAAGCGAAGAACCGTGTGGCCGTCGACACCAGTGTGCTCAAAGTTGATGCCGGCACTGCCGTTCTTGCAGACGATGATCTGCAGCTTGTCGTACCACCTGTTGGTGCAGGTGCCAATCTGGACACCCTTCTCGATCTCGCTGGTGCCGCAAAGCATGTTCTGGCAGAGGGCGGCAGCATCGGCAGGCTCTGTGTAGTCCAGGCAGACCACGAAGAGAGCTGTGTCGATGATACTGAGGCAGTCGGCATTGTTGGAACCTGGCTCTCTGGTGATGACATCCCTCAAACCAGACCAGACCTTGCGGTTCTCGGTGCTGAGAACACCGAGGGCGCCCTTCGCGGCCTCTTGAATGGGGATCTGTGCCGCATCGTCCACAATGGTCTGGAGATTGATGGCGATATCCTTCTCCGTCATGATCACGTCAGAGTTGTCATCCAAGACATCGAACCAATAAAATTGGCCATGGCACATGACAATGAGATGCTTGGAGTCGGGATCCTGCTCAATCTGGCACCCATCCTCAGTGGGCACTCTGGCGGTGCCGAAGAGCCGTGAATACTGGTGCATGCACAGGGGCGTCCCCTTGACGGTGTCTGGTGGGAGCTCCTCCTTGCGGACAGCTCGAACAAACTCCAACGCCGACACAATCAGAGACGCAGCGCGCGTCACCTGATTGTTGCGGGCTGGTGTAGGGTCATCCTCGagcaggaagaaggggttgaggttgagaacgACCGGATTATCGAAGTTCAGATATGAATCATACCCTTGACTGTTAGCCGAAAGTCTTCATTCCATGACCAGCGAGCAAACAACTTACAGAACTGCTCAATATAACTGGTCTTCCCCTCCGCGTACGCCCTCAACTTTGCGTCCAGTTCTGGTCCTTCATTGTTGAGGAACTCTTGAACGGCATTCCTGGTATCTTGGTGTTCCCTTGGGCCCTGAAGCGGCttgagagaagagagatATCTCTGGCAGGTCTGCTCGAGGGCTGGGATGGGGAGCTTGGGTAACTTATCCTGATGAGCGTACGTGACTCCTCCCTTGGTCTTCTCCTCACGAAAGGGACCCATGTCGTAGTTGCGAGCCTTGAGCACTGTGTTTCTTCTCGGCTTTGGAATCACTGGAAGGTCTGTGATGGTGCGAGGAGTTTCGGGTGGCGGTGACTGAGGTTTCGACTCAGCCGGCTCAAGTGGAAGGGTGAGAGTCTCACCGAGAGCTCTTGGTGTGGCGAAGTGACGGACTTGTGTAGGCATTTCTTGTCAGCTGGGGTGATCTGGATTCAAGCGTAGAGAGGCGAGACGGAGGTGCTGATGTTCAGGCCGCGCAGAGCTGTGCGGTAGAAGTAGTGACAATCTTGAAGACAGTAAGGTGGCATTCCACTGGAAATGCAGAGGTGAAATATTCTTAAGATGGTTGAGGGAAAGGAGCGAGAAAAGCGCGAGCTGGATCCTAGGGGGAATGGGGACAAACAAGACACCGGTCCTCGGCCGGGACAGTTCGGGATTATATGGCGGCGGGAAGctcggggatggggatgagggaaggtggaggagtagaGATATTGAGGCAGAGTGGACCCCCCATTTCCACGGCCCGCACTCACGGAGCTGTCCTCCTACACATGAGTTGTAGCATGTGGGACTAGGCGTCTCAATCATAGACACAGCTCGAAGAGCATGTGGCCTGTCTAAGCGCAACAAGGCGGGGAGGTCAGGAGTGATTGGACGTAGTGGGTTAGGAAGCCTCCTCCGCAGGCCCGAACGCTCAATCTGGATGCGCCCATCTAATGATGTGCCGAGCGGCGCACCACACTCTGGTCCCCAGGTCCGGAACAAGAAAAcgagaaaagagagagacgAGACGCAACGTACCCAGGAATCCAACAACCAACTGCTACTTGCGGCAATTCGACCGAGCTGTTCGGGGCGGCGGACTGAGGCGTGGAACGGTGAGTAGTGAATGGATAAGGATGTAGTGAGATTTTTTAGACGAGGCAAACAGCAAAAGATGGTCGAGGGAGGGCCGTCCGAGGAGTTCCCGTCGTCTGAACTTATTGCCCCGTGGTTGACTGGTTAGTCTCTGTCATTGTCAAGGTCATCTGCCTCTCCGGTGGCTTATCGCTCACATAACCACAAGGCCTATGCCAGCCGTTGACGGCAGCCCAGGCGTCGATGAACCAGGCTTCCTGACCTGCCTCTCCTGCGTCACAGGTGCAGACGAcagggcggggggggggaagggttgaTGGGGGCACTGGGGGCACACAATGGAACTCCAGGCGGAATGGAACCGGGGTCTTGGTAAGGACGTCACTTTCTCCAAATGACGTTTAGATCCCCACCAATTGGCAGCCTCTAAAATGGAAGGCTTCCGTCTGGACACGGGTGTTTTTTGATGACTGGACAAAGACCAAAACGAAGACGAGACGGTGCTGCTGTCACAGTGCTCTCGGTGTAGACTACACGGGGCGATCGACCGGGAACGGCTTCGTCGAGGGCCTTGGTAAAGGTTGGTTGGTCTTCGGACAAGAGGATGTCGTGCGGTTGGGCAAGGGATCGAAGCACAGTTTCTGGCCTGCATCCAAGCACTCCACGTTCCACGGTGGGGTTTTCCTGGGGATTCGGTGCCAAGCCACTTGCAACGCTCTCCAGGTTTCCCCACACGGAGGAAGTCACTGTTATGGCGACGTGGGACTGTCAGTCAGAGATGGACAGTCTTCActcgttggtgatggcctATTCTCTGGCAAAGATTAAACAACCAGGAAACTGGGACAACTGCAAGAAAGTAAGATTACCTGTACGGACAGAGTCAATGCACATAAGTGAGGGGTACCAAGAGTCTAGGCCAAGCTGAAGCGATGTCCAAAGCGGCTGGCAAGATAGGAAGAGGAATATAGTTCCAGCGAGATTTCCAGTTTCGGCTGCGCTCTGTGAGAGGGCGGGTGCCCAAGAGAATCAATCGTAAGCATGTGAACAAGACAGACGGGAGAAAGCCAAGAGTCAGCAGCGGCAGATGGGCCAAGAAACCCCACGTAGGCTAACCATCTCCCGGCCGAACGGATATGTGGGGCTGACCCAATGTCTCTGAGCCTCTTCAGACTTCAATGGTCAAAAAGGTCTCTTCTCTGCTGTGTGGCCGTATGCAACTTGTGTTCATCTTCAAAGTGCAATATATCCATGTTACAACGTCTGTTCCAGAAGCATCTTCCAACTGGTTTCAGCACACTGGCTCCTCCCGCTGGGCATTCCACGTGCAGATAGAATTCTCAGTTCTTGTTCCCCGCGGTAAGAGTTCGGATCAATGGACAGCCTCCAGGATCGAGCTGGCACGCCATGCACTTCATCCACTCTCTTTCAAGACATCCAATCAGAAATTctccaaaaaagaaaatccaTGGATGGTGGCGCTTCCCCAGATATTCCTGACATTTGGCACATGGCTGCCGCCGGGTGTGCCAGATGCATCACCAACTGCCAAGCACCCCGCAACCGGTCTGTGCTGGTAGATACCCGAAGCCTTTCAAGATTGCCATTTCCTGCGGAAACTGGATTCTCCGACTGCGGAGCTGGGTACAGCGAttcaggttgttgttgacaatACGAGAAGACTTCGGGCAGAGCCTCACAGGGGTAGGCTTGGCCATTGGGTGGCGTTCTGTAATGCAGAACATCCCTGGGTGCAGAAGCTCAGCGGGCCCCtgccgacgacgacctccCAAACTTCCCAGATTCGAGGCCGGCTTCCGCGTTCCCGCTGGTTGTCTTTTCTGACGGGAAGCTGGATGAAATCATCAGATGGTTCAACCAATCTCTTACCTATTCGAGGGGCCATTGCCGGCATAAGCCGCACACTCTGTACGGTGGGTCCATTCATAAGAGCTTGTGAGGCTATTTGGACGTCCAACCATCAAATACCCTGACTTAGGTCGCTCTGAATAGATATCAAAAGGGCATATGTAGACGATGAGGTTTATCTGAGATTTATCTGAGATTTATCTCCCACCGTTGGCTTGTTAAGTTAACAAACGGTCGGATGTTGGCAATCTGATAAGATTAAATATTACCGATTAAGCTTTGTCAACGGTCTGGGCATGTCTCCGGTGTTAGTGAAAAAACAGCCACCACTGTAAAGAGCGCGGTTTACACGATGGTTGCCTAACTGTGAGCTTTGCCAAACACCGTTAGCCACCTGCCATCTCAATCTCATCGAACCATTAAGCTTCGTGGCGTTTGTTTCCGATTTTCGCAAACTGCAAACTACATCCCATTTTTGGATATTGATCATTTTTTCTAGCCCTTCTTTAAAAAGCAAACATGTCTCTATTGTGGTATAACCGGGGCGAGGAAAAGACCCGGCTCCGGCTCGAGTTTCAAGTTGTCCACGATGGCCTGGATGAGGGGATttccaaacaacaaccaacccagaCTTTCACCTGCTTTGGTGATCTTCCGCCAGAAATCCGACTATCTATCTGGGAAGTCTTGATCCAACCGAGGATCGTTCTGGCAGCATGTGTGGACAACCGGTGCAAGACCCAGAAACACGCCCAAATGGCCAAGCGTTCAACGACACGCTCCATCCCGGTCTTGCTTCATGTAAACCGCGAATCTCGTGATCTTGCTCTCCGCCACTACGAGCTCACCTTTGCCTGGAAGATTCCGCCGAGATTGGCCGCCCCAGAAACGAGTGTGTTGCCCGCACAGGGTGACGCTCGTGTTTGGTTCAACTTCAACCTGGATGCTTTGCTCCTACTTGGCGAGCTCGAACCCTACGATGAGTTTGGCTTTAGCTCGCCCATGTCTCACTTCTTTCGCAAAGAGGACACCGCCCGCATAAAGCACATTGCCTGTGCCTTTGAGGAGCTACATCTCAGCCTCTACGAGTCCGATTCCATCTTTGGCACTTTGTTTCACATCATCGACCGTTGCCCTGCCGCTCAACgtcttctcatcaccaccacgactGAGGACACAGAGACGCGCCACTTGAGACTGCCCACTCTTGACAACGTTGTTCAGAAGCTCTGGTGTGCTTTCCTAAACGGCACCACCTGCGTCAACGAGTCTCTGGCCAACATGCAAATCCTCATGATCGCCGAGGATGGTCTCGCTTCGTTCATCAACGAGAACAGGTAGCAAAAGCCTGGTGGTTGGATACGGGCTTCACGAGGAAGGGTTGGCATAGGGAATGCATAATCTCGCTTGCTAATGCTATTAATCCTTCAAACAGCGTTCCACCTGAAACCAGTGCTTTGCCTCCCAGGTAATGCATGTGAAGTCGCCGCCTTTCTCTGGTGTTTCATTTCTTCATCAGCCGCAATACCGAACAGCCATCGTTATACTTGTTACAAACCCGCTTCCCAAGAGAAACCCATGGTCCCCACTCGTGTTCTCACGCCCTTTCAGCCAGCCCCGAAGGTGCCGAGGTAGCAAATAGAGGCTCTTTAAATCCCTCGCCTCATGTTCGTTTCCATATTTGCCGAGGTGGCGCCACACGGGCCGACCCGCGGTCGATCAAGGGGATCTGTCGTTTCGATCGACCCATATCCGCAAGGCCGTTTCCTTATCGTCGTTATCCCAAGCTTGGTTGCCCTCGGATTTAGTAAGGAGGCTCTGGAGGattgggagtgggaggtgtaggagcgggaggaggttgaggcttGCCCTGGCAAACGAAGGAGGATGCAGGAAGTAAATGCGCCATctgtggaagaggttgacaTTAGCCCTGTGGCACCCCGCTCTGCATTTCATGCAACATACCTTGGGAAGCTCCGGATTGGGCTATTGATGAAGGTTGGTTCCGGTCCCTCCGTGCTATGTTTTGACGGTGTTAGTGTTCTAATAGGAACCTTAGGGACTGGTTGTTTAGCTTCGCTTCGGATCTCGGCGtctgaagaggttgaagaggatgaagaatGTTGAGCAGGTCGACTGGAAGACACCTGGTGATCAGCTCCTCTTTAAGCACTGCGAGGACCGATGTCCCCCACACACTTGCCTTTCTCAAAAGAGGCCTGAGCGAAGACTCCTCCCttgaggggagggcgagAGATACAGTTCCATCTTGGCCATGGGCCCCCGATAGTGAGACCAGCCCACTGCTCCTATCGAAAGGCCTCCAGCACTGCATGTGGCATCCCACTCGGACGCGGGTTGATGGACAGGGTTGCGTAGTGACTCGTGTGCCAGGCTCTCTCAGGAGCCCGGCTGATTCGACTGCTCGATGATGGGGGGCAGTACATGGTGCCCGGCAGCAGCGCACGGATAATAAACCCACAATCTGATGATTGCGGAACACCCTCATCCTTGGACTGAACCGGAATCTTGATCATCCCAAGCAGGGGTCGAAATCTATGCAAAGCTGTCCAGGTGACAGGTCGCGGGAACGTGGTGGTCTGGCATCCCAGAGATTAAAGGGCGTGTTAAGGCCGCACATTTAAGCCGCAGCCCACTCCGGTGACGCTATGGATCTCTATCAAGCCCACGCCATCGAGACGTTCCCCGCTATACATGCTTCGCCTGTCTCCTAGCGTCTGTCCTCGACTACGGACTATGTTCTGCAGGGCGGCCGCTCCAGCCGTCTGGCGGTTTTGGAAACAACAGGGCAGCATGGCTGTTTACGAGAAACGGACCGACGGCATGTTTCCAAGCGGAAGAGCATGTCGTTCTGGTGGCTCTAGAGTGGATTCGAAAGCTGCCCGCAGCGTATGCGGCCATAGGTCCCATTTTCCAAGTGACATTCTGGTTAAACAGCCAGGACACGAGGACACGATAATATCCACGATAATGCTCAGTGAACCGACCCACAGTTGACACAAGTCCGGGTCGACCAAACAGGCAAGCAGTGTAAAAAATAAATGGTAAAAAGGTGGGATATCTGGCAACCCAACCCGGCATCTCAAGTCCTTTGACAGGTGGGACACTGTGACGGGCGACCCGCTCtatgggagagggggaaggggggaccCCCTGAGACACCGCGCAGTACCGAGTCCGATGCCACGCAGTCTGTTCTTTTCTCTGCGCCATCGATCATTGACCGCACCCGCCGATGCACAGCGGGATGGGCTGCTCTCTGCAGGAATGACTTGCTTCTTACAGACGGTGGAGCATGACGGTGGCTTGCGAGGTTCTGTCTCTCTCCCGTGTCCTGAAGCTCCTCGGTACCATTCAGGACGGGTTGAGCCCCCTGTCCCCCACATGGATGGATGTTATGTTTCATACAGAGTCCGTGAGAGCCACGTGCGGccatttcttttttctttttttttttcgagaATCTGATATCAGCCTCGTCAACCTTGGGCTGGCCGGTGTTGACATCGTCTGGAATTTTCTCAGATCATCAAGACctgctgggggggggggggttcgaggttgatggctgACCCCCAATTGTTTTCACATTTCTCTAGTGACAAGTCAGATATCACACTCCAAACCTCACCAACGTCCCTCTCGTGCCCTGACATATTGCACCTCCGAACTCGTCTCTCTGTCACCTGTCTCTGCAGATCCGGAGCGCGTTGAAGGAAAGGTCAAGCATTCGACATGTCTGTTACAGTCTGCCCTAGCGAGATATTAGGGggatcaaccccgccaaaacGTTGACACTAACACCGTTCAGCCGGCCCCGCTTTTTACCCTTCTCCAGTCCTTTCTCGGGGGAAAGTTCTCTTCTAGAATCTTTCCCGTTCGAATCATTCACCTATTTTAAGAGGCGGCCTGtatccaacaacaacaacaacatatTGGGCGGGTGGTAGATATCTTATTCAATTCTTATTtaccaaccctcccccacGCCGTAGATAGTGGGACAAAGAAGCCTCATTGTTTCCCCTGGCGCCATGACGTTATATTCGCTACCCCGATTTTATACATATCAATATACCACTTATTATGGGGGAaggccaaccccaacccccttggtatggagaggagaggagggagtttgGAAACGCGATTGGTCTTGGTACACAGGGCATTGCTGAAAGGTTTAAGCGCATCTATGGCGTGCATGAAATGACTGACAGGGATTTTCATGGTAACCACAAAACAGGCACAAGCcagaaggggggagggggttggaacACACAAGTGCCACATTGGGAAACCCGGCCGTTCCTCATAGGTTGAAACTCGCATCCGCGTACTCTCAttgtggatggggtgggtttgTAGGATGGCaagtttttttcttcttcactGTTCTTCTTTGTCGGAGTTTgatgttgttcttcttcttccccgcgGTATTCGTTACCGTacctttggtggtggataaGGGTGAATTGAATGCCGGGAAGCCGGAGGAAACCCCGCctttctttttgggggtCATGAAGTGGAAATAGTGCAAGGATATGAAGAAAAAACAACGCAACCCCGCCCTTATGTATGCTGAGGCTCTTGGTAAGCTGGttttggttggtgttgggcaTATCGCGATCGGATGTTTCTTGGCCAGAGCAGGTGTATGTTCAGTGCTATGGGGTTTATGGGGGAGATTGACgacagagggaggaggagttcaTATTGGATCAATTGATAGGTGTATGATAGAGGGGCAATTCCAATGATGAGGTAAGAAGAGATGGTGATACCTGACATATGATGATGTtaggtgatggtggtggtggaggatgagaaatCGCGCGCGCCGCGTGTAACAAGGGCGGCTCTGTCATatgctttcttttttttttgttgcgtCTCTCGCTTGATGGGTTGTTGCCTTGGTAAAGTATGCTTGAGGTGGACACCTGGCTACCATCATCCCGGCcatgggggatgggatggggagagaggagaggggggtgttgcCTCCTCTAAGCCGAGCAACGACCGACTGTGTTGGTTGGATACGGTAGTGGGATGTGGTGAGGAGACAAAGAGTGGGTTTGACCGCCGGTTGACCGTTGGCGTTGTACTAAAAAGGGGAGAGTACTATCTCGGTTTGCTGTTgcgttttcttttctcttttcctctctttGTTTTTCAAGATAGTTTCTTGAACTTTTTGTTTACCCAAGACATCCATCTGTTGgagcatcaacaccacaccaccacccatcaccaaccttcCCGCCCTCACCACAGCCAAAATGTCCCACGTGACCCCCCACTGgccccaaccctcccaccccaccatccaACAAGTCATCTACGCCACCGACGACACCTCCTTCACAACCAagtccctctccctcatcaccctcccccccttcggCCTCTTCGCCAAGCTAGACTTCCCCCCCTGCAcacccgccccctccccaacctaTGCTACAGTCCAGTGCGGGATCAActcccacctcaacctcaactcTGACCTCCTCTACATCAACCACTCGTGcgacccctccctcatcttcgacaccaccaacctcgtcgTCATGGCCGGACCAAAAGGGCTCAAAGTCGGGGAGGAACTCACCTTCTTCTACCCCTCGACTGAATACGCCATGGCCCAGCCGTTCGACTGCTTCTGTGGAAGCAGCAGCTGTAAAGGACGGATCAGCGGCGCGAGGGATATGAAGCCTGAGCAGCTGGAGGGTATGTTTCTCAACGCGCATATTAGGGAGCTGCTGGGGATGAACGGGACAAAGGGGGGACAAGATGATGAGACCGCAAAGGCGCTGAGGGAGGTTGTCAGGGCTGCCGAGCGGGCTTTGGACGGGTACTTGGCTGCTAAGGGTGGTGCTGCCGgcaagggggaggaaaagaaaatcaatggggtgaagaaggtttTGAACGGGGGTTATGCCAACGGAAACGGGATCGAGATTGAGGctgaggggttgagggccAGGGGAACGACGTCACGGGAGCTGAgcggggagatggggggtgaTACGAGGGCTTaggttggggggatgggaagaaaATGAGGGACAGGGGGACAGGCTGGTTTCAACACGGcttgttgtttcttttgtttttctttggATGAGTGAAAGAGAGGATGTCCAACATATCCTTGTTTTGTAATCGCATTTTGGCTTTGACAGTTGAATGCATTGTGTTTTTGCCTTATGTTTGcaactttgactttgatCTCGTAAAATACACAGAGGAGAGTGGTATCATATTTTACATCTgcctccaactcccaccaGCCCCTTTCCCAATGCTCACATAACCGCTTGCCAGCATCTACCCCCCTCTTGTTACACCTGATGTACAATAACCCATAAATACACCCCGCCCATTCATTCACAAGCATAGACATGAAACTCATAATCGCACACTTGCTTCCCCAGTatcacctccccttcccactcccctcaaaacaaccccccctaTTCCCCGCAAAAGCAGGACAAGGCgcccccccgtccccccctctaaacccccccaacaaccaatccgtcaaccccaccaccttagcccccacccccctctcccactgCCCCCCCTGCTCAACATGCTCGATAGTATGACTGATTATCCTCCCCTCCGTGTCAAAATCAAAAATAAACAACCCGGTAAACTCTTTGCCACTACCCACCCCCTGCGCCGTCCCCACCGGGGCTTTATATTCCGTGTCTACCCCCCCTTGCTTCCCTCCGTCATCTTTCTCCCAAGGCAACCACCcattcttctccccctttgcCTTTCCCAACTTTTGCTTCCCCCCCGTGGTCCTCCACCTAACAATCAGCTGCTCCCCAAAAGCATCCTTTGGTCTTGTCTGTCGGAACGCGGGGGAGGAGTAGTGAGGGTCTTTGATCATTCGTTCCGAAAGGATTTCCAAGCGGACGTTGCcgacgagggggaggcggttcCATGCTATTGGTGACGACAAGAGGGCGGCGATGTAGGAGATTCGGCCTGAgacggcggggaggtgggggtgggtggaggggaagaggtgcAGGGttatggagggggagaggatttcttgggggaggggggagaggaggatggtggggaggtgggattgGAGGGTTCTTAGGGCTAGGAGGGGACAATGTTAGTATGAACTGGGGGAacaaaagggggagaggaagggagaAGTGGCTCACTTTTGCCGAGCTTGACTTTGCGGTCTTTGTCTGGGGGTTTTTGGTCCGGGTctgcggaggaggggaaggatagcggggggtgggagtggaAGTTTACTGCGGGTTGGGCCGGTACTGTTGTTGAAAGGGGGCGAGATTGGTGTGGTagttgggatggtggttgtggttgtggttgtggtggtgaggttgagggttgcTGGAGCTGTCTACCGGTTGTGGGAGCTGCGGGAGCTGtccatggtgttgatgcgCATGTTGATCGCAGAGCTCGAGCTCTTGATGGTGTAGACATTGACGGTTGGATATGGCAGAGTGATATTATAGTCCTCGA
The window above is part of the Podospora bellae-mahoneyi strain CBS 112042 chromosome 3, whole genome shotgun sequence genome. Proteins encoded here:
- a CDS encoding hypothetical protein (EggNog:ENOG503PD2A), which produces MSLLWYNRGEEKTRLRLEFQVVHDGLDEGISKQQPTQTFTCFGDLPPEIRLSIWEVLIQPRIVLAACVDNRCKTQKHAQMAKRSTTRSIPVLLHVNRESRDLALRHYELTFAWKIPPRLAAPETSVLPAQGDARVWFNFNLDALLLLGELEPYDEFGFSSPMSHFFRKEDTARIKHIACAFEELHLSLYESDSIFGTLFHIIDRCPAAQRLLITTTTEDTETRHLRLPTLDNVVQKLWCAFLNGTTCVNESLANMQILMIAEDGLASFINENR
- the YAT1 gene encoding carnitine O-acetyltransferase yat1 (COG:I; EggNog:ENOG503NUER), with protein sequence MPTQVRHFATPRALGETLTLPLEPAESKPQSPPPETPRTITDLPVIPKPRRNTVLKARNYDMGPFREEKTKGGVTYAHQDKLPKLPIPALEQTCQRYLSSLKPLQGPREHQDTRNAVQEFLNNEGPELDAKLRAYAEGKTSYIEQFWYDSYLNFDNPVVLNLNPFFLLEDDPTPARNNQVTRAASLIVSALEFVRAVRKEELPPDTVKGTPLCMHQYSRLFGTARVPTEDGCQIEQDPDSKHLIVMCHGQFYWFDVLDDNSDVIMTEKDIAINLQTIVDDAAQIPIQEAAKGALGVLSTENRKVWSGLRDVITREPGSNNADCLSIIDTALFVVCLDYTEPADAAALCQNMLCGTSEIEKGVQIGTCTNRWYDKLQIIVCKNGSAGINFEHTGVDGHTVLRFASDIYTDTILRFARTINGKAPALWSSTSPDPSKRDPESFGDVSTTPHKLEWDMIPELRIAVRFAETRLADLIEQNEFECLDFGAYGKNFITSMGFSPDAFVQMAFQAAYYGLYGRVECTYEPAMTKTFLHGRTEAIRTVSEEAVNFVQTFWADNPAENKIEALRQACQRHTASTRDCSKAQGCDRHLYALFCLWQRMVDDDFGSNGDSTNGYSSPVDGMSDISSSHGRAAEYLIDNGTTPSSAVHAPPAATTNTNGTNGTTNDDDANSSVIRNRTNSASSRHSSRSRSPNGSSHQLPLIFADSGWDKLNTTILSTSNCGNPSLRHFGFGPVSGDGFGIGYIIKDETISICVSSRHRQTKRFVDTLESYLLEIRRILRLTAAQRNGGAGVASKQSRAREVDEMKAKPKLIHKDSATAKAKLRGRLITGGSDLGRKGGFSVNGSVSPTEDSLLGMSEDDELGGYGFFDAGMLLQALKARGESYEGGETKASERATQQAKRRTEIGKRLRLVDY
- a CDS encoding hypothetical protein (EggNog:ENOG503P1TD; COG:S), translated to MSTPSRARALRSTCASTPWTAPAAPTTGRQLQQPSTSPPQPQPQPPSQLPHQSRPLSTTVPAQPAVNFHSHPPLSFPSSADPDQKPPDKDRKVKLGKTLRTLQSHLPTILLSPLPQEILSPSITLHLFPSTHPHLPAVSGRISYIAALLSSPIAWNRLPLVGNVRLEILSERMIKDPHYSSPAFRQTRPKDAFGEQLIVRWRTTGGKQKLGKAKGEKNGWLPWEKDDGGKQGGVDTEYKAPVGTAQGVGSGKEFTGLFIFDFDTEGRIISHTIEHVEQGGQWERGVGAKVVGLTDWLLGGFRGGDGGAPCPAFAGNRGGCFEGSGKGR
- a CDS encoding hypothetical protein (EggNog:ENOG503P3WI), whose product is MSHVTPHWPQPSHPTIQQVIYATDDTSFTTKSLSLITLPPFGLFAKLDFPPCTPAPSPTYATVQCGINSHLNLNSDLLYINHSCDPSLIFDTTNLVVMAGPKGLKVGEELTFFYPSTEYAMAQPFDCFCGSSSCKGRISGARDMKPEQLEGMFLNAHIRELLGMNGTKGGQDDETAKALREVVRAAERALDGYLAAKGGAAGKGEEKKINGVKKVLNGGYANGNGIEIEAEGLRARGTTSRELSGEMGGDTRA